The following are from one region of the Nicotiana tabacum cultivar K326 chromosome 3, ASM71507v2, whole genome shotgun sequence genome:
- the LOC107789922 gene encoding uncharacterized protein LOC107789922: MEGETMGVGPRKMNWGTWEELILGGAVRRHGTRDWNVVASELRARTVYPYCFTPEACRTRYEDLRKRYSGCNAWFEELRKRRVEELKRELERSESSIGFLESKIESLKAERKQSGQIDYGLGRTESPAPPTKSEDIESFVKDEAKDGLSAGSFTLDIRTNQSPESQVPTIPSTDVKLERSESCERDKVPSTSKVTEASNGNGGAVRKRRGKRRRKDTVWDAKEGSIEESDNVCSTSLASTSHCKEALTSCEQSIRHSAVSDHRGGLSRFRNDDLMRIFTSITQHEAAMVFRHRLDSQKRARYKKMIRRHMDIETVKSRLASWSIKTPGELFRDFLLLANNAMVFYSKRTREYKAAMALRDIVTRAYRQHYRGSYYKATSCLLLLPTIGNPPGKPRSVRPRPSKDKLQAKYGNNVKDNIAGKLGRQNHRPGDADSKVPLQSFLSAKKGFKRPGKIKRGPILESVKPQTKLQAKESTQHNIKVKEDHRIKPVTKERKRARQK; the protein is encoded by the exons ATGGAGGGGGAAACAATGGGTGTGGGACCCAGGAAGATGAATTGGGGTACGTGGGAAGAGCTTATACTCGGTGGCGCTGTTCGCCGACATGGGACGAGAGATTGGAACGTCGTCGCATCGGAGCTCCGTGCCCGGACTGTATATCCTTATTGCTTTACCCCCGAG GCCTGCAGGACCAGGTACGAGGACTTACGTAAGCGTTACTCTGGCTGCAA TGCTTGGTTTGAAGAGTTACGAAAGCGACGAGTTGAAGAGCTGAAGCGGGAATTGGAGAGATCTGAAAGTTCCATTGG GTTTCTTGAGTCAAAGATTGAAAGCCTAAAGGCTGAGAGGAAACAATCTGGTCAGATAGACTATGGATTGGGTCGCACTGAATCTCCTGCTCCTCCGACAAAATCAGAAGATATCGAGTCTTTTGTGAAAGATGAAGCCAAAGATGGGCTGTCTGCCGGCAGCTTCACGCTTGATATTAGAACAAACCAGTCCCCTGAGTCTCAGGTTCCCACCATACCCTCAACAGATGTGAAGCTAGAACGTTCAGAGTCTTGTGAACGGGACAAAGTTCCAAGTACAAGCAAGGTGACAGAGGCTTCCAATGGAAATGGAGGGGCTGTAAGGAAGAGAAGAGGTAAGAGGAGAAGAAAAGACACCGTTTGGGATGCCAAAGAAGGGAGCATTGAGGAGAGTGACAATGTATGTTCGACCAGTCTTGCCTCCACTTCTCACTGTAAAGAAGCATTAACCAGTTGTGAACAAAGTATTAGGCATTCAGCAGTAAGTGATCATAGAGGAGGTTTATCTAGGTTTAGGAACGATGACTTGATGAGGATTTTCACCTCTATTACACAGCACGAAGCTGCTATGGTCTTCAGGCATCGTCTTGATAGTCAGAAGAGAGCAAGATACAAGAAAATGATAAGGCGACATATGGATATCGAGACAGTAAAATCAAGACTGGCCAGTTGGTCAATCAAAACACCAGGTGAACTCTTCAGAGATTTCCTTCTGCTAGCCAATAATGCCATGGTATTTTACTCGAAGAGGACGAGAGAATACAAAGCAGCAATGGCTTTAAGAGACATTGTCACTAGGGCATATCGACAGCATTACAGAGGCTCTTACTACAAAGCTACATCTTGCCTCCTTCTATTGCCAACAATAGGTAATCCACCTGGGAAACCACGAAGCGTTCGCCCTCGCCCTTCTAAAGACAAACTTCAAGCCAAGTATGGCAACAATGTGAAAGACAATATTGCTGGAAAACTAGGAAGACAGAATCATAGACCAGGTGATGCTGATTCTAAGGTACCATTGCAATCTTTCTTATCAGCTAAGAAGGGTTTCAAGAGGCCTGGAAAAATCAAGCGTGGACCGATTCTCGAGTCTGTTAAACCACAAACTAAATTACAAGCTAAGGAATCCACACAGCATAATATTAAGGTTAAAGAGGACCATCGAATTAAGCCTGTAACCAAAGAAAGGAAAAGGGCTCGGCAAAAGTGA